A part of Thermus sp. LT1-2-5 genomic DNA contains:
- the galK gene encoding galactokinase — protein sequence MGYQEVFGALPEASAKAPGRVNLLGEHTDYQEGYVLPTPLPYFTQVEAGRAEGKVEAYSEALRELRARPLQSGPQGDFLDYLLGVVWALREAGHEVPGARFFVRSQVPMGAGLSSSAALEVAALKALRALYRLPLSDLEVAFLAQKAEVAYVGVRCGVMDQMAASLGEVGKALFLDTKTLAYENLPLPPGSRVVVLDLGLKRRLAEAGYNARRQEAEEAARRLGVASLRQVQDLCLVESLPAPLDRRARHIVSENLRVLRGVEALRRGDARAFGELMTQSHRSLSRDYEVSLPELDALVEAALETGAYGAKLTGAGFGGAVVALVPETVLEGFHKALLERFPGLRLL from the coding sequence ATGGGCTATCAAGAGGTCTTCGGCGCCCTGCCCGAGGCCAGCGCCAAGGCCCCGGGCCGGGTGAACCTGTTGGGCGAACACACGGACTACCAGGAGGGCTACGTCCTGCCCACGCCCCTCCCCTACTTCACCCAAGTGGAGGCGGGCCGGGCCGAGGGTAAGGTGGAGGCCTATAGCGAAGCGCTACGGGAGCTTCGGGCCCGGCCCCTACAAAGCGGCCCGCAAGGGGACTTCCTGGACTACCTTTTGGGCGTGGTCTGGGCCCTGCGGGAGGCGGGGCACGAGGTGCCGGGGGCGCGGTTTTTCGTGCGGAGCCAGGTGCCCATGGGGGCCGGGCTTTCCAGTTCGGCGGCCCTCGAGGTGGCGGCCCTGAAGGCCTTGCGGGCCCTTTACCGCCTGCCCCTTAGCGACCTGGAGGTGGCCTTCCTGGCCCAGAAGGCTGAGGTGGCCTACGTGGGAGTCCGGTGCGGGGTCATGGACCAGATGGCAGCGAGCCTGGGGGAGGTGGGCAAGGCGCTTTTTCTGGACACCAAGACCCTGGCCTACGAGAACCTACCCCTCCCCCCGGGAAGCCGGGTGGTGGTCCTGGACCTGGGGCTGAAACGCCGCCTGGCGGAGGCCGGGTACAACGCGCGCCGCCAGGAAGCGGAGGAGGCGGCCAGGCGGCTGGGGGTGGCCTCCTTGCGCCAGGTGCAGGACCTCTGCCTGGTGGAAAGCCTCCCCGCCCCCCTGGACAGGAGGGCCCGGCACATCGTGAGCGAGAACCTGCGGGTGCTCCGGGGGGTGGAGGCGCTTAGGCGGGGGGATGCTCGGGCCTTCGGCGAACTGATGACCCAAAGCCACCGCTCCCTCTCCCGGGACTACGAGGTGAGCCTTCCCGAGCTGGACGCCCTGGTGGAGGCGGCCCTGGAGACGGGGGCGTACGGGGCCAAGCTCACGGGGGCGGGCTTTGGCGGGGCGGTGGTGGCCCTGGTGCCGGAAACGGTCCTAGAAGGCTTTCATAAGGCCCTCCTGGAACGCTTTCCCGGGCTTCGGCTCCTCTAG
- a CDS encoding aminotransferase class III-fold pyridoxal phosphate-dependent enzyme: MDLKALHKKHVLTPWVAQAPLNPPLVVRGEGVWLWDAEGHRYLDLSAGLVAVNLGHGHPKVVRAIAEQAATLTYAAPSLFHDKRALLAEALSRLSPWPEGARVFFTPSGAEANEDAIKFVRHLTGRFKILAAYRSFHGATHGAASLTGENRRFPAEPGIPGVVHFFAPFPYRSPFYTEDPKEEAQRALEHLERVLLHEDPSRVAAIFLEPVVGSNGVIVYPEGYLEGVRALCQRHGILLVFDEVMTGFGRVGAAFAAQRFGVVPDLITFAKGVTSAYVPLGGVLVREGLARQFDDTPLPTGHTYAGHPLAVAAGLAAVQAYQEEGLFARALALEGLFREALSALAEKHPVVGEVRGLGAFFGLELVRDRRTKEPLSPWHAPFSPPMQRLLQALFQEGVYVLAKHNVLIVAPPLTIQEEEWLEGVERLSRALRRVEVEVLG, encoded by the coding sequence ATGGACCTCAAAGCCCTGCACAAGAAGCACGTCCTCACCCCTTGGGTGGCCCAGGCTCCCCTGAACCCCCCCTTGGTGGTCCGGGGGGAGGGGGTCTGGTTGTGGGATGCGGAGGGCCACCGCTACCTGGACCTTTCCGCCGGGCTCGTGGCGGTGAACCTGGGGCACGGCCACCCCAAGGTGGTGAGGGCCATCGCCGAGCAGGCGGCCACCCTGACCTACGCCGCCCCAAGCCTCTTCCACGACAAGCGGGCCCTTTTGGCCGAGGCGCTCTCCCGCCTTTCCCCCTGGCCGGAGGGGGCGCGGGTCTTCTTCACCCCCTCGGGGGCCGAGGCCAACGAGGATGCCATCAAGTTCGTCCGCCACCTCACGGGGCGGTTTAAGATCCTGGCCGCCTACCGCTCCTTTCACGGGGCCACCCACGGGGCGGCGAGCCTCACCGGGGAAAACCGCCGCTTTCCGGCGGAGCCCGGGATCCCGGGGGTGGTGCACTTCTTCGCCCCCTTCCCGTACCGGAGCCCCTTTTACACCGAAGACCCCAAGGAGGAGGCCCAAAGGGCCCTGGAACACCTGGAGCGGGTCCTGCTCCACGAGGACCCAAGCCGGGTGGCCGCCATCTTCTTGGAGCCCGTGGTGGGCTCCAACGGGGTCATCGTCTACCCGGAGGGGTACTTGGAGGGGGTGCGGGCCCTTTGCCAGCGCCACGGGATCCTTTTGGTCTTTGACGAGGTGATGACGGGCTTTGGCCGGGTGGGGGCGGCCTTCGCCGCCCAGCGCTTCGGCGTGGTCCCCGACCTCATCACCTTCGCCAAGGGGGTCACCTCCGCCTACGTGCCCCTGGGGGGGGTCCTGGTGCGGGAGGGCCTGGCCCGGCAGTTTGACGACACCCCCTTGCCCACGGGGCACACCTACGCCGGCCACCCCCTGGCGGTGGCGGCGGGGCTTGCCGCGGTGCAGGCTTACCAGGAAGAAGGCCTCTTCGCCCGGGCCCTAGCCTTGGAGGGCCTTTTCCGGGAGGCGCTTTCGGCCCTGGCGGAAAAGCACCCCGTGGTGGGGGAGGTGCGGGGGCTTGGGGCCTTCTTCGGCCTCGAGCTGGTGAGGGACCGGAGGACCAAGGAGCCCCTTTCCCCCTGGCATGCCCCCTTCAGCCCGCCCATGCAACGGCTTTTGCAGGCTCTTTTCCAGGAGGGGGTGTACGTCCTGGCCAAGCACAACGTCCTCATCGTGGCCCCGCCCCTCACCATCCAAGAGGAGGAGTGGTTGGAGGGGGTGGAGCGCCTTTCCCGCGCCCTCCGGCGGGTGGAGGTGGAGGTCCTGGGGTAG
- a CDS encoding response regulator, with amino-acid sequence MARILLVEDEPLVAHTVRRILERAGHEVEWAPSGKVALERLEEGAYDLVLCDLVMPGVSGLEVIRELGRRGGPPVLALSASVSTRSQEEALEAGAKGFLGKPFDAQILLAQVARLLGESA; translated from the coding sequence ATGGCCCGCATCCTGCTGGTGGAGGATGAGCCCCTGGTGGCCCACACGGTGCGCCGCATCCTGGAGCGGGCTGGGCATGAGGTGGAATGGGCCCCCTCGGGAAAGGTGGCCCTGGAGCGCTTGGAGGAAGGGGCGTACGACCTGGTGCTCTGCGACCTGGTGATGCCGGGGGTTTCCGGCCTCGAGGTGATCCGGGAGTTGGGACGGCGCGGGGGCCCCCCGGTCCTGGCCCTTTCTGCCAGCGTTTCCACCAGGAGCCAGGAGGAGGCCTTGGAGGCGGGGGCCAAGGGCTTCCTTGGCAAGCCCTTTGACGCCCAAATCCTCCTCGCCCAGGTGGCGCGGCTTTTGGGAGAAAGCGCCTAA
- a CDS encoding metal ABC transporter substrate-binding protein, translating to MWRLWLLFLLVPALAQVQVAATTPILADLVRQVGGERVRVVAVVPPGADPHTFEPTPSLARTLAQSRLLFANGLGLEPFLPKLKNLLPKEARVVLLGEGQPDLICEEPGHEAHPEEAHDHGPCDPHLWLDPTYAVRYAERIFAELSRLDPGGKALYQANLRRFQKEVDQRDRAFQACRLKGVKVVVQHDAFRYFARRYGLVVVGTLSQSGAQEVGSQSFLALLQKAKQEGVKLLLAEPQFRGTALKALAEALGARVAVLYTDTLDAKVPTYLALLDHNRKALCP from the coding sequence ATGTGGCGCCTATGGCTCCTCTTCCTCTTGGTCCCCGCCCTGGCCCAGGTCCAGGTGGCGGCCACCACCCCCATCCTGGCGGACCTGGTGCGGCAGGTGGGGGGGGAGCGGGTGAGGGTGGTGGCGGTGGTGCCCCCCGGGGCCGACCCCCACACCTTTGAGCCCACCCCAAGCCTCGCCCGCACCCTGGCGCAAAGCCGCCTCCTCTTCGCCAACGGGCTCGGGCTAGAACCTTTCCTGCCCAAATTGAAGAACCTCCTCCCTAAGGAAGCCCGGGTGGTCCTTTTGGGGGAAGGGCAACCCGACCTCATCTGCGAGGAGCCCGGCCACGAAGCCCACCCGGAGGAGGCGCATGACCACGGCCCCTGCGACCCCCACCTTTGGCTGGACCCCACCTACGCCGTGCGCTACGCCGAGCGCATTTTTGCCGAGCTTTCCCGCCTGGACCCCGGGGGAAAAGCCCTCTACCAGGCCAACCTCCGCCGCTTCCAGAAGGAGGTGGACCAGCGGGACCGGGCCTTCCAGGCTTGCCGCCTCAAAGGGGTCAAGGTGGTGGTCCAACACGACGCCTTCCGCTACTTTGCCCGCCGCTATGGCCTGGTGGTGGTGGGCACCTTAAGCCAAAGCGGGGCGCAGGAGGTGGGGAGCCAAAGCTTCCTCGCCCTCTTGCAAAAGGCCAAGCAGGAAGGGGTGAAGCTTCTCTTGGCTGAGCCCCAGTTCCGCGGCACCGCCCTGAAGGCCCTGGCCGAGGCCCTGGGGGCCCGGGTGGCGGTGCTGTACACCGACACCTTGGACGCCAAGGTGCCCACCTATTTGGCCCTGCTGGACCACAACCGGAAGGCCCTTTGCCCATAA
- a CDS encoding TRAP transporter substrate-binding protein, whose product MERRSFLKKVGVGVAASLTYSAYAQAQPQVRWRLVSSYPRSLDTLYGGAEDLAKRVSDLTGGRFQIRVYQAGEIVPGGQVLDAVQQGTVEAGHTYGPFYVGKSPALAFDGGVPFGLTYRQHNAWMLFGGGLELLREVYADFGVLQFPGGNTGAQMGGWFRKEIRSLADLKGLRMRIPGLGGLVMGRLGVVPQTLAAGDIYPALERGTIDATEFSGPYDDEKLGFYKVARYYYYPSFWEPSAQLSFLVSQREWARLPKEFQEAFQVAAQEVNLTMMAKYDAQNPKALRRLLAAGVRLRRWPTEVMKKALEEARALYEEQAAKDPTYKKVYAAYWAFREEEYRWFGVAELAYETFAFPAP is encoded by the coding sequence ATGGAAAGGCGGAGTTTTCTGAAGAAGGTGGGCGTGGGCGTGGCAGCGAGCCTCACCTATTCCGCCTACGCCCAGGCTCAACCCCAGGTGCGCTGGCGGCTCGTATCTAGCTACCCTAGGAGCTTAGACACCCTTTACGGTGGGGCGGAGGATCTGGCCAAGCGGGTTTCCGACCTCACGGGGGGCCGGTTCCAGATCCGCGTGTACCAGGCGGGGGAGATCGTTCCTGGGGGGCAGGTGCTGGATGCGGTGCAGCAGGGCACGGTGGAGGCGGGGCACACCTACGGGCCCTTCTACGTGGGCAAAAGCCCGGCCCTAGCCTTCGATGGGGGAGTGCCCTTCGGCCTCACCTACCGCCAGCACAACGCCTGGATGCTCTTCGGCGGGGGGTTAGAGCTCTTGCGGGAGGTCTACGCCGACTTCGGCGTCCTCCAGTTTCCCGGGGGGAACACGGGGGCGCAGATGGGGGGCTGGTTCCGCAAGGAGATCCGATCCCTCGCCGACCTAAAGGGCCTTCGCATGCGCATCCCTGGCCTAGGCGGGCTCGTGATGGGCCGGCTCGGGGTGGTGCCCCAGACCCTGGCCGCCGGGGACATCTACCCCGCCTTGGAGCGGGGCACCATTGACGCCACCGAGTTCTCCGGCCCCTACGACGACGAGAAGCTCGGCTTTTACAAGGTGGCCCGCTACTACTACTACCCCTCCTTCTGGGAGCCTTCAGCCCAGCTTTCCTTCCTGGTGTCCCAGCGGGAGTGGGCTAGGCTCCCTAAGGAGTTCCAGGAGGCCTTCCAGGTGGCGGCCCAGGAGGTGAACCTCACCATGATGGCCAAGTACGATGCGCAAAACCCTAAAGCCCTCCGCCGCCTCCTCGCTGCCGGGGTGCGCCTAAGGCGCTGGCCCACGGAGGTGATGAAGAAGGCGTTGGAGGAGGCCCGGGCCCTCTACGAGGAGCAGGCGGCGAAAGACCCCACGTACAAGAAGGTCTACGCCGCCTACTGGGCTTTCCGGGAGGAAGAGTACCGCTGGTTTGGCGTGGCCGAGCTGGCCTACGAGACTTTCGCCTTCCCCGCCCCTTAG
- a CDS encoding ABC-ATPase domain-containing protein: MRRLTDLYAFLASLEGKPYAFYKDLKGLWLGEGFALRFVHVQGDPFASPSVLEVRYPKEALARLRVYAREAGRVAAEDFLLRSLKARLRELPRIGGMGHSGEVRVEVESPKVLKRAGAHLGEEGLFLRFRLGLPAQGRRILGREAARLFRALAEHLRGFLLELDERALLSHVHQAEDFAHIQERLAERGLVAFVGEGSVLPRESGVSQRPLKGAVPFQSPASLKVAFRVPHAGEVFGMGVPQGLTLITGGGFHGKTTLLEALVHGVYPHVPGDGREWVVTEARAQRVQSEDGRSVKGVDLRPFVHDLPMGQDTGFFSTEDASGSTSLAAALLEALELGARLLLLDEDTSATNLLVRDARMQALVRRETLTPLLDRVADFKALGVSLVLVVGGVGDYLELADTVILMEEYRAREVTTEARAIAQAHPTGRTFGEPRYPLAVRARRPLPESFDPRRGRKARVKGRGLRELVYGEEVVDLSALDLFENAQVRAIGAFFQRLLRRADGHTLLRDLVERVLEVEDLFLLEEAPELAALRPLDLGAAVNRLRALEVR, translated from the coding sequence GTGCGGCGGCTTACGGACCTGTACGCCTTCTTGGCCTCCCTGGAGGGAAAGCCCTACGCCTTTTACAAGGACCTGAAGGGCCTGTGGCTGGGGGAGGGCTTCGCCCTGCGCTTCGTCCACGTGCAAGGGGACCCCTTCGCCAGCCCCTCGGTGTTGGAGGTGCGCTACCCCAAGGAGGCCCTGGCCCGCCTTAGGGTCTACGCCCGGGAGGCGGGCCGGGTGGCGGCGGAAGACTTTCTCCTCCGGAGCCTCAAGGCCCGCCTTAGGGAGCTTCCCCGCATCGGGGGCATGGGCCACTCGGGGGAGGTGCGGGTGGAGGTGGAAAGCCCCAAGGTGCTCAAGCGGGCCGGGGCCCACCTGGGGGAGGAGGGGCTTTTCCTTCGCTTTCGCCTGGGGCTTCCCGCCCAGGGAAGGCGCATCCTGGGCCGGGAAGCGGCGCGGCTTTTCCGCGCCCTGGCCGAGCACCTGAGGGGCTTCCTTTTGGAGCTGGACGAAAGGGCGCTCCTATCCCACGTGCACCAGGCGGAGGACTTCGCCCACATCCAAGAGAGGCTTGCCGAGCGGGGCCTGGTGGCCTTTGTGGGGGAGGGGAGCGTGCTCCCTCGGGAAAGCGGGGTGAGCCAGCGGCCCCTCAAGGGGGCGGTGCCCTTCCAAAGCCCCGCGAGCCTCAAGGTGGCCTTCCGGGTGCCCCATGCGGGGGAGGTCTTCGGTATGGGCGTTCCCCAGGGGCTTACCCTCATCACGGGCGGGGGGTTCCACGGGAAGACCACCCTCCTCGAGGCCCTGGTCCACGGGGTCTACCCCCACGTGCCGGGGGACGGGCGGGAGTGGGTGGTGACGGAGGCCCGGGCGCAGCGGGTGCAGTCGGAGGACGGCCGGAGCGTGAAGGGCGTGGACCTGAGGCCCTTCGTCCACGATCTCCCCATGGGGCAGGACACCGGCTTCTTTTCCACGGAGGACGCCTCGGGGTCCACCAGCCTGGCGGCGGCCCTCCTCGAGGCCCTGGAACTGGGCGCCCGCCTCCTTCTCCTGGACGAGGACACCTCCGCCACCAACCTCCTGGTGCGGGATGCCCGCATGCAGGCCCTGGTGCGCCGGGAAACCCTCACCCCCCTCCTGGACCGGGTGGCGGACTTCAAGGCCCTGGGGGTGAGCCTGGTGTTGGTGGTGGGGGGCGTGGGGGACTACCTGGAGCTTGCGGACACCGTGATCCTCATGGAGGAGTACCGGGCCCGGGAGGTCACGACGGAGGCCAGGGCCATCGCCCAGGCCCACCCCACGGGCCGCACCTTTGGCGAGCCCCGCTACCCCTTGGCGGTGCGGGCGCGAAGGCCCCTCCCGGAAAGCTTTGACCCCCGCCGGGGGCGGAAGGCCCGGGTGAAGGGGCGGGGTCTCCGGGAGCTGGTCTACGGGGAAGAGGTGGTGGACCTGTCCGCCCTGGACCTCTTTGAAAACGCCCAGGTGCGGGCCATTGGCGCCTTCTTCCAGCGCCTCCTGCGCCGGGCGGACGGCCATACCCTCCTAAGGGACCTGGTGGAAAGGGTGCTGGAGGTGGAGGACCTTTTCCTCCTGGAAGAGGCCCCCGAGCTCGCCGCCCTCCGCCCCCTGGACCTCGGGGCGGCGGTGAACCGGCTGAGGGCGCTCGAGGTGCGCTAG
- a CDS encoding 2Fe-2S iron-sulfur cluster-binding protein — MRLRVDGKEVEVQEGALLLQVAQVPTLCHHPHTETRGLCRLCLVEVNGRPQPACTTLAQEGMEVQTETEALRRLRKTLLEWLALTTDLSEAPALGDLLERYGAEPGRWPEVAGRKEREAIRDNPFFLRDYAKCVNCRRCVDACGDGIMGVYALALEDRGLLAHPTTPLDRPLPETPCVFCGNCVQVCPTGALRPLSLEVA, encoded by the coding sequence GTGCGGCTTAGGGTAGACGGAAAGGAAGTAGAGGTCCAGGAAGGGGCCCTTTTGCTCCAGGTGGCCCAGGTGCCCACCCTCTGCCACCACCCTCACACGGAAACCCGGGGCCTCTGCCGGCTTTGCCTGGTGGAGGTGAACGGGCGCCCGCAACCCGCCTGCACCACCTTGGCCCAGGAGGGGATGGAGGTGCAGACGGAAACCGAGGCCCTTAGGCGCCTGCGCAAAACCCTCCTGGAGTGGCTCGCCCTGACCACCGACCTCTCGGAGGCGCCGGCGCTTGGCGACCTCCTAGAGCGCTACGGGGCCGAGCCTGGCCGCTGGCCGGAGGTGGCGGGGCGGAAGGAACGGGAAGCCATCCGGGACAACCCCTTCTTCCTGCGGGACTACGCCAAGTGCGTGAACTGCCGCCGTTGCGTGGACGCCTGCGGGGACGGGATCATGGGGGTGTACGCCTTGGCCCTCGAGGACCGGGGCCTCCTGGCCCACCCCACCACCCCCCTGGACCGCCCCTTGCCGGAAACCCCTTGCGTTTTCTGCGGCAACTGCGTGCAGGTCTGCCCCACGGGGGCCCTTCGGCCCCTCAGTCTGGAGGTGGCGTGA
- a CDS encoding NADH-ubiquinone oxidoreductase-F iron-sulfur binding region domain-containing protein has product MEPQSLLPLLDARMPLTEEKVAEAAQLAGVPLAQAWGVVRYYPRYRGLPQGRLLVDDPVARARGFDRLREAADGSYPPLGLEAFSPIYLRFTPEGRFVEWGGGLVPFKDFRLPFALGHGSRLIPPEPILSLAQYRAWGGLKALSALRQGNVSPQSLLRAVEEAGLLGRGGAAFPTHVKMRAVAQGASPKYLVVNADESEPGNFKDRFLLEHHPFLVLEGALLAALAVGAQKVYLYVREEFEAAQKGLDSAIRELEAADLLPVPTEVFRSGGLYICGEETALLESMEGKRAEPRLKPPFPVEQGLWGRPTLVQNVETLANLPLILQEGPEAWRAQEPKLFSISGDVEHPGLYELPLGTPLGEALRRAGGEPQELQAVLLGGAAGAFTRDFAFPLRFKERLPLGAGALVAFGRGVDLWEVLLGLVHFLKEESCGKCFPCPLGTAVQVEMVKRRERDPALLRDLADTLRGSLCGLGQSAYWAYQSLLEVEGAA; this is encoded by the coding sequence ATGGAACCCCAAAGCCTCCTCCCCCTCCTGGACGCCCGCATGCCCCTCACGGAGGAAAAGGTGGCCGAGGCGGCGCAGCTCGCTGGGGTACCCCTGGCCCAGGCTTGGGGCGTGGTGCGCTACTACCCCCGCTACCGCGGCCTACCCCAAGGCCGCCTCCTGGTGGACGATCCCGTGGCCCGGGCCCGGGGCTTTGACCGGCTCAGGGAAGCGGCGGACGGAAGCTACCCGCCCTTGGGCCTCGAGGCCTTCTCCCCCATCTACCTGCGCTTCACCCCCGAGGGGCGTTTCGTGGAATGGGGAGGGGGCTTGGTGCCCTTTAAAGACTTCCGCCTTCCCTTCGCCTTAGGCCACGGAAGCCGGCTTATTCCCCCTGAGCCCATCCTGAGCCTGGCCCAGTACCGAGCCTGGGGTGGGCTCAAGGCCCTCTCCGCCCTCCGGCAAGGCAACGTAAGCCCGCAAAGCCTCCTCCGAGCGGTGGAGGAGGCCGGGCTCCTGGGCCGGGGTGGGGCCGCCTTCCCCACCCACGTGAAGATGCGGGCCGTGGCCCAGGGGGCCTCGCCCAAGTACCTGGTGGTGAACGCCGACGAGTCCGAGCCCGGCAACTTCAAAGACCGCTTCCTTTTGGAACACCACCCCTTCTTGGTTCTGGAGGGCGCCCTCCTCGCCGCCTTGGCCGTGGGCGCGCAAAAGGTATACCTCTACGTGCGGGAGGAGTTTGAAGCGGCGCAAAAGGGCCTAGACAGCGCCATCCGGGAACTGGAGGCGGCCGATCTCCTCCCCGTGCCCACGGAGGTCTTCCGAAGCGGCGGGCTCTACATCTGCGGCGAGGAAACCGCCCTTTTGGAGTCCATGGAGGGCAAGCGGGCTGAGCCTCGGCTCAAGCCCCCCTTCCCCGTGGAGCAGGGCCTATGGGGAAGGCCCACCTTGGTGCAAAACGTGGAAACCCTGGCCAACCTGCCCCTCATCCTGCAAGAAGGGCCCGAGGCCTGGCGGGCCCAGGAGCCCAAGCTCTTTTCCATCAGCGGGGACGTGGAACACCCCGGCCTTTACGAGCTCCCCCTGGGTACGCCCTTAGGCGAGGCCTTGCGCCGGGCCGGGGGGGAGCCTCAGGAGCTCCAGGCGGTGCTCCTGGGCGGGGCGGCGGGGGCCTTCACCCGAGACTTCGCCTTCCCCTTGCGCTTTAAGGAGCGCCTTCCCTTAGGGGCAGGGGCCCTGGTGGCCTTCGGGCGGGGGGTAGACCTGTGGGAGGTGCTCTTGGGCCTCGTCCACTTCCTCAAGGAAGAGTCCTGCGGCAAGTGCTTCCCCTGCCCCTTGGGCACGGCGGTCCAGGTGGAGATGGTCAAGCGGCGGGAGCGGGACCCGGCCTTGCTGCGGGATTTGGCGGACACCCTACGGGGAAGCCTCTGCGGCCTGGGCCAGTCCGCTTACTGGGCCTACCAAAGCCTGCTGGAGGTGGAAGGTGCGGCTTAG
- the fdhF gene encoding formate dehydrogenase subunit alpha → MRTTCPYCGVGCQVEPEVKGGRVVRVLAPDIPPNHGALCVKGRFGLDFPFSGKRLLHPLVRESRNAPFRRATWEEALDFAAEKLLEVLRRKGPEAIAVFPSAKTSNEEVYLAQKLARALLGTNNVDHCSRLCHSSSTAALSRSLGGASMTNPIEDIWKTDLFLVVGSNTTETHPVIAAMIKKRVRQGARMIVVDPRYTGMAEAATLWLRVRPGTDLFLLNAMARYILEEGLWDRAYVEARTEGFAEWRASLEAYTLEQAEAITGVEREKIALAARLYATTERAGAYWAMGVTQHTKGTATAQALVNLALLTGKVGKEGAGLNPLRGQNNVQGAGDMGALPDVYPGYLKVAEEAARARFEALWGVPLNPRPGLRMTEVFEAIPEVEAIYLIGEDPVTSEPYQDHLKSKLAALPFLIVQDILENETTPFAHVVLPAASFLEKDGTFTNTDRRVQRVRKLLDPPGEARPDWWITQALGQRLARALGRPWPTYPGPEAIWEEVRQAIPELMGGISYARLETAGVRWPCPLEDHPGEAVLFRERFNTPTGRARFYPVDYTPPAEPPSEDYPFTLSTGRVLFHWHGGTLSRNSRLQEAYPELKVEVNPKDAAKLGLADGEPIYVVSRRGRIRARAWVTERTPEGVVYAPFHFAEAPANRLTLDALDPISRIPEYKVSAVRLEKVD, encoded by the coding sequence ATGCGCACCACGTGCCCCTACTGCGGCGTGGGTTGCCAGGTGGAACCCGAGGTCAAAGGCGGCCGGGTGGTCCGGGTCCTGGCCCCGGACATCCCGCCCAACCACGGGGCCCTTTGCGTCAAGGGGCGCTTTGGCCTGGACTTCCCCTTTTCGGGCAAGCGTCTCCTTCACCCCCTGGTGCGGGAAAGCCGGAACGCCCCTTTCCGCAGGGCCACCTGGGAAGAGGCCCTGGACTTCGCGGCGGAAAAACTCCTTGAGGTCTTAAGGCGAAAGGGTCCCGAGGCCATCGCCGTCTTCCCCTCTGCCAAGACCAGCAACGAGGAGGTGTACCTGGCCCAGAAGCTGGCCCGGGCCCTCCTGGGCACCAACAACGTGGACCACTGCTCCCGGCTTTGCCACTCCTCCTCCACCGCCGCCCTCTCCCGCTCCCTGGGCGGGGCCAGCATGACGAACCCCATCGAGGACATCTGGAAAACCGACCTCTTTTTGGTGGTGGGCTCCAACACCACGGAAACCCACCCCGTCATCGCCGCCATGATCAAGAAGCGGGTGCGCCAGGGAGCAAGGATGATCGTGGTGGACCCCCGGTATACGGGCATGGCGGAAGCCGCCACCTTGTGGCTTCGGGTGCGCCCCGGCACCGACCTGTTCCTCCTGAACGCCATGGCCCGGTACATCCTGGAGGAGGGCCTGTGGGACCGGGCCTACGTGGAGGCCCGCACCGAGGGCTTCGCCGAGTGGCGGGCCAGCCTGGAAGCGTACACCTTGGAACAGGCGGAGGCCATCACCGGGGTGGAGCGGGAGAAGATCGCCCTGGCTGCCCGGCTCTACGCCACCACGGAGCGGGCCGGGGCTTACTGGGCCATGGGGGTCACCCAGCACACCAAGGGCACGGCCACGGCCCAGGCCCTGGTGAACTTGGCGCTCCTGACGGGCAAGGTGGGCAAGGAAGGGGCGGGCCTGAACCCCTTGCGGGGCCAGAACAACGTGCAAGGGGCCGGGGACATGGGGGCCTTGCCTGACGTCTACCCCGGCTACCTGAAGGTGGCGGAGGAGGCGGCCAGGGCCCGCTTCGAGGCCCTATGGGGGGTGCCCCTCAACCCCCGGCCAGGCCTGCGCATGACCGAGGTCTTTGAGGCCATCCCGGAGGTGGAGGCCATCTACCTCATCGGGGAGGACCCCGTCACCAGCGAGCCCTACCAGGACCACCTGAAGTCCAAGCTCGCCGCCCTTCCCTTCCTCATCGTCCAAGACATCCTGGAAAACGAAACCACCCCCTTCGCCCACGTGGTCCTCCCCGCCGCCAGCTTCCTGGAAAAGGACGGCACCTTCACCAACACCGACCGCCGGGTACAGCGGGTGCGGAAGCTCCTGGACCCCCCAGGCGAGGCCCGGCCCGACTGGTGGATTACCCAGGCGCTGGGCCAACGCCTGGCCCGGGCCCTGGGGCGCCCCTGGCCCACCTACCCCGGCCCCGAGGCCATCTGGGAAGAGGTGCGCCAGGCCATTCCCGAGCTCATGGGGGGGATCTCCTACGCCCGCCTGGAAACGGCGGGGGTGCGGTGGCCTTGTCCCCTCGAGGACCACCCTGGGGAGGCGGTGCTCTTCCGGGAGCGCTTCAACACCCCCACGGGCCGGGCCCGCTTCTACCCCGTGGACTATACCCCTCCGGCGGAACCCCCTTCGGAGGACTACCCCTTCACCCTCTCCACCGGCCGCGTCCTCTTCCACTGGCACGGGGGAACCTTAAGCCGCAACAGCCGCCTCCAGGAGGCCTACCCCGAGCTCAAGGTGGAGGTGAACCCCAAGGATGCCGCCAAGCTGGGCCTGGCAGACGGCGAGCCCATCTACGTGGTGAGCCGTCGGGGCCGCATCCGCGCCCGGGCCTGGGTGACGGAGCGCACCCCCGAAGGGGTGGTCTACGCCCCCTTCCACTTCGCCGAGGCTCCCGCCAACCGCCTCACCCTGGACGCCTTGGACCCCATCAGCCGCATCCCGGAGTACAAGGTGAGCGCCGTGCGCCTAGAGAAGGTGGACTAA